Within Streptomyces sp. SS1-1, the genomic segment ACGCCTCCCTGGGCGTGACTCCCGAGCAGTACGCGCTCGTCCACGAGCACCTGTTCGCCGCGATCGCCGAGGTGCTCGGGGAGGCCGCCACCCCCGAGGTCGCGGCCGCCTGGGACGAGGTGTACTGGCTGATGGCGAACGCCCTGACCGCGATCGAGAAGCGGCTGTACGAGGAGAGCGGCGAGGCCGGCCTGCGGCCCTGGGAGGTCGTGGAGCGCGTCGAGGAGACGGAGGACGTGGCCACGTTCCGGGTGCGCCCGGCCGACGGCGGGCCCGTGCCGGACTTCCGGGCCGGCCAGTACGTCTCCGTCCAGGTGGAGCTGGCGGACGGGGCCCGGCAGATCCGCCAGTACAGCCTCTCGGCGGCTCCCGGCTCACCGCTGCGCCAGTTCAGCGTCAAGCGCGTGCGCGGCGAGGCCGGACCGGACGGCGAGGTCTCGGGGCACCTGCACGCGCATGTGCGGCCCGGCGACCGGCTGCGCCTCTCGGCGCCGTACGGCGATCTCGTGCTGGCCGGCACGGACGCTCCGCTGCTGCTGGTCTCCGCCGGCATCGGGGTGACCCCGATCGTCGCGATACTCGGTGAGCTCGTGGACGCCGGTCACCAGGGCCCGGTGCTGGTCGTGCACGGCGACCGCTCCCCCGCCGGGCACGCCCTGCGCGCCGACCACGAGCAGTACGCCGGGAAGCTGGCGGACGCCACGGTCCGCTTCTTCTACGAGACCGGCGCCGACCCCGCCGAGGCGTCCCACCGCACGGGCCTGGTCGACCTGACGGACGTGGACGTCCCCGAGGGAACGCACGCCTACCTGTGCGGTCCGCTGCCTTTCATGCGGGCCGTACGGGCGCAGCTCCTCGCCAAGGGCGTGGCGGCGGCG encodes:
- a CDS encoding globin domain-containing protein, with the translated sequence MLSEQSAATVRATLPVVGGAIGEITERFYARLFAARPELLRDLFNRGNQAAGTQRQALAGSIAAFATHLVAHPDERPDAMLSRIAHKHASLGVTPEQYALVHEHLFAAIAEVLGEAATPEVAAAWDEVYWLMANALTAIEKRLYEESGEAGLRPWEVVERVEETEDVATFRVRPADGGPVPDFRAGQYVSVQVELADGARQIRQYSLSAAPGSPLRQFSVKRVRGEAGPDGEVSGHLHAHVRPGDRLRLSAPYGDLVLAGTDAPLLLVSAGIGVTPIVAILGELVDAGHQGPVLVVHGDRSPAGHALRADHEQYAGKLADATVRFFYETGADPAEASHRTGLVDLTDVDVPEGTHAYLCGPLPFMRAVRAQLLAKGVAAADIHYEVFGPDLWLVQAG